Part of the Aerosakkonema funiforme FACHB-1375 genome, CGCAGTTACTGCTTTTGCAATACTGCTGATAGCTCGAGCCGATCGAACTCGACCTATCCTAGTTACCGCTAGGACATTTTGCAACAAATCTGCTCTCGAAATCAAGAATCTCGCTTTTATGCAAAGTCGCCCTTTGTCTGTCGAGCTTTGCTGTTAACCCTTTCTTTGGAAAGATGTACAATAATTAGTCTAGCGATCTCCCTTGTTTATTCGTAAGTACCAATACTTATGTGGGGTGAGAGTTAGTTGCCCATTGTCTAGACTGATAGAATAGCAGTCTCTGCTTATAGGTTGCGCTGAGGTGCTATGGTAGTACGATTGTAGGGGTGCGATCTCAGCGTCATAAAGGCTTTGGCAGGCTGCTAACCGATTTGAGTTTGTACTTGACAAAAATTTTGTCGCGTATCCAGTTGTCAGTGTTCGCAAATGGGCGCTTCAAGAAAAGCATATGCTAAAAAATAGGGGAAGCTTATGCACTTGTACATTATTAATTCATCTCCCCCAGACAAGAAGAAAAAGTAAAATATGCCTGACCTACGCGCTCCGATTATTACCAGGCTTCGCCAAGGCACAGGTGTTGGTTGGCTGCGAGTAGCCATCCTGCTTGTCCTAGATAGCCTTATGTTGTCTTTGGCTTGGATAATTGCTGATTCTTGGGGAACCCCTGTCAATTCTTTTGAACTTTTCTGGAAGTCCAGCCAAGAGCCGGGGTTTTTGCTACCAATTATGGTGATAAGCCTTGGGATTCTAGCCGCTTCAGGATTGTATGGCACGGATGATAAACGACGCGATTACTTCACTCTGATCAAATCGCTCACTCTGGCCCAGATTGTTTTATTGATTATTGCATTTCTTTATAAACCGGGCCTAATAGTATCTCGTTCAACTTTCTTGTTGTCTTGGCTGTTATCTATAATTTTTGTTTGTACTGAGCGGCTGCTGATTCAGTTAGCGATCGTCAGCCTGCGACGTCAAGGTGCAATACGTCAGCGAATATTTCTACTGGGCGACCCTGGGGATGTTGAAGAAGCCCGAAAATTATTGGATAGAACCGCAAGATTTGACGTTCGGGGTCAAGCAATTTTACCTTCAGAAAGTAACCAAGAATTTTGGATTGAAATCCTCGATCGCGTTCGCCAACTCAGAGTCAGTGAAGTTTTTGTTTGCTCTTGGGAAGCTGTCAGGGCTCCGATATTTCTCTATTGGGAATTGATGAGTTCCGGTATCAGTCTCAGAGTGTTACCCATCGGTCTGAAAATCCCCAGCCAATGGTCTGAAATCAAGATGATCGATGGGCTGACCACCATCAGATTTCGTTCTCCACCTATCCTGGGGAGCGATTTTTGGACAAAGCGTTTTGTCGATATTGTGGCAGCAATATCTGTGTTGATGTTAGCAAGTCCCTTGTTTTTAGCGATCGCACTACTCATAAAATTTGACTCCCGTGGCCCGATATTCTACAAACAAAACCGAGTTGGCCTCAAAGGCCGTCACTTTAAAGTTTGGAAATTCCGCACGATGGTAATAGATGCCGATCGCTTACAGAAGGAGCTAGAAGCGAAAAACGAAATGAAAGGGGGCGTAATGTTCAAAATGAAAGATGACCCCCGTATTACTCGTGTAGGGAAGTTTCTCCGCCGTTATAGTTTGGATGAACTACCACAAATCATTAATGTCCTACTGGGTGAAATGAGCCTTGTCGGTCCACGACCATTTCCGTTACGAGATGTAGAAAAAATGTCGGAACATCACTTTATCCGTCATGAGGTGCTACCTGGTATTACCGGTTTGTGGCAGGTTTCCGGTCGTTCTAATGTTGTTGATTTTGAAGATGTTTTTCGCCTGGATATAACCTATATTCAGAACTGGTCTCTAGCTCTCGATTTCCAAATTTTGCTACAAACAATCAAAGTTGTGCTGCAAAAAGAAGGAGCTTACTAGATGCGGTGAAACACCACTGATAGTAATGAAAAGCATAACTTAAAGCAGCATCTCAAAAATCCCAAAAAACTAGCTTTTAGATGCGAAAATATTCAAAACCTCAAGAGGCTAGTTTCAAGATTCGCAGGAAACGAAATATTCTTACTGGGTGCTGTAATCGGTCAGGTATGACGAGCTGTCTTGAAGTCAGTAATACGTAAAACCCCTATCGCTCCAAAGGAGGAGAATGCCTTGCTTTGAGTCTGCTTAACTATTGAATAATCAAAATCCCAGTAAAAATACGGAGAAGACAGATGATTTACCATCCCCAAGCGGATTTAATCTACCAAGCGTTTACACAGGCAGAGAAATTTTTAAAGAGTAGATAAAGCTGCGTCAAATCTCTGGACATTAGGGTGCTAAGTCGGTTAGTAATAGATTGTAACGAGATAAGTCGAGGGGTTAACTGTCGGGGTAAGTCAAGGAGAGCGCCAACTGTCAGCTTATATTAGCTAAGAGAAGGTGTCTCTAGATCTAACCAGTATCCTGTGGAACAGATCCATAGAACTCGGACAATAGCTAGGCCACCTCTTAGTCAAAATCATCTTTACTAAGTTATACCTGTCACCACTTTTAGGACGGTTATCATGAATCTCAAACAACGCCTACTTACTACCGCCGCTGCTGCTAGCGCTGTATTCAGTGTCGCTTCTGCTCCCGCACAAGCCTTCAGTTTTGGAGATCCAATTAGTTTTGCAACTGACACCACTGTGGACTTTACTTTCTTTGAATCTCATGGTGGTTGGAAGGAAGTATTCGGTATTAAGGAACTGGCAACTGGCACTAAGTCAGATATGCTGTCAGAAGTAGCAATTTCCGATGGGAACTCTAATGCGAGAGATTTCCAGGGAACTTGTGGCGCAGGCAAAGCAGTGACAACTTGTACAAACAGCTTTACCTTCCTGGCTGGAAAGCAGTATACCATGTTTCTTGACCAGATTCCTACGAATGGAGATTCTCGCCGCACGTTAACTGCTGCTACAGCAAAAACTGTTTATACTGCTGCTGCGGCGACCCAAGATGCACTATATAACGATTTAGCCTGGACTGGTGGCCCCCAAAAGTATCAGCACGCAGGCTACAGCACAAACAGTAAACTACAAAACTTAACTAGCTCACCATTTGACTTAACTGGTGGTGAAATGCTGTTAGCCTGGGAAGATTATGCACCAGCTGGAGCGGGCGGCGCTCAACACATCGATCACAACGACTTTATGTTGAAAGCAAAAATCTCATCAGTTGCTTCCGTACCTGAGCCTGCTACCTTGGCTGGTCTGGGATTGGTAGGTGGAGCGCTTGCTTTCTCTCGTCGTCGGAAAGCTCATCAAGCTTAATTAACTAACTAACCTAGTTGGGATTAAATAACAGATCGGCTGATACAGTAGTTACTTTGGGCTATTGTATCAGCTATTTTGTATAAATGTATCTATTATAGGGCTGGCTTGCTTATTCAGTATAAATACTGAATAGGACAAAAAACCTTGGATGCTATATTTAGAATTAGTTTGGTTGCTATCAATTGTGGCAGAAGATCGACTAAATTTGATTCTGCCCTCTGAACTGCTGAAATACATAAGATGGCTATAAAATCAACTCAAGATAGGTTACGAATTTTAATTATTATCCTTATTATATTGGGGATATTTTTTAGATTTATAAATATAGATAAAAAAATTTACTGGCGAGATGAGACTTATACTTCATTGCGGATGTCTGGATATACTAAAGCTGAATTAAATCGGCAAGTTTTTAATGGGAAAGAAATTCGGATTGAAGATTTAAACAAATTTCAACATATTAATTCTGAAAAAAGTCCGATCGACACTATCAAAGGATTGGCAACGGAAGAACCACATCTGCCGCCGCTCTACTTTTTGATGGCCAGATTTTGGGTACAATGGTTTGGTGATTCGGTGGCGATAATTCGCAGTTTGTCTGCAATTTTGAGTTTGTTTGCTTTTCCTTGTATTTATTGGCTATGTCGAGAATTATTTGAGTTACCGTTAGTTGCTTGGATGGCAGTTGGAGTAATAGCTATTTCGCCCTTTCAAGTGCTGTACGCGCAGGAAGCGCGACCCTATAGTTTGTGGACGGTAACTATTTTACTATCTAGTGCGGCTCTGCTGCGAGCGATGCGAATCCAAACTAAGTTTAGTTGGATTATATATGCGGCAACTGTGGTGCTAGGACTCTATACATTTCTGTTGTCGGGATTGGTGAACATTGGACAAGGAATATATGTATTTTTTGTAGAAGGTTGCCGATTTACTAAAAAGTTTACTGCTTATCTAGTGGCATTAATTGTAGGTTACATAGCTTTCACGCCCTGGATTTTATTTGTTATTAGCAATTTTTCTGAATTTAATAAAAGAACTAGGTGGACATCGAGGGAAGTTAGCCTGTTTTCTTTGTTTAATATGTGGCTTGGTAATCTAAGCCGCATTTTTTTTGATGTTGGTATTGGTTCAGACGAT contains:
- a CDS encoding glycosyltransferase family 39 protein, producing the protein MAIKSTQDRLRILIIILIILGIFFRFINIDKKIYWRDETYTSLRMSGYTKAELNRQVFNGKEIRIEDLNKFQHINSEKSPIDTIKGLATEEPHLPPLYFLMARFWVQWFGDSVAIIRSLSAILSLFAFPCIYWLCRELFELPLVAWMAVGVIAISPFQVLYAQEARPYSLWTVTILLSSAALLRAMRIQTKFSWIIYAATVVLGLYTFLLSGLVNIGQGIYVFFVEGCRFTKKFTAYLVALIVGYIAFTPWILFVISNFSEFNKRTRWTSREVSLFSLFNMWLGNLSRIFFDVGIGSDDSLSRIIPLIPFILILLITIGYAILFLYSRGSKREKLFILALIIVCAIPLVLPDLILGGRRSGIARYLLPCYLSIQLAVAFLLASKITFVPLKVWQQKLWQIVTIAIFSAGVLSCAISSQAQVWWNKDASELPAIARIINQANHPLLVSDTNPEPIFALSYLLDPKVRLQLLVKPNVPQISQGFSDVFLYKPSDELRMELDKEQSYQSKPMQELGKFQDHLWKLEKKSNFTNSVN
- a CDS encoding PEP-CTERM sorting domain-containing protein, which produces MNLKQRLLTTAAAASAVFSVASAPAQAFSFGDPISFATDTTVDFTFFESHGGWKEVFGIKELATGTKSDMLSEVAISDGNSNARDFQGTCGAGKAVTTCTNSFTFLAGKQYTMFLDQIPTNGDSRRTLTAATAKTVYTAAAATQDALYNDLAWTGGPQKYQHAGYSTNSKLQNLTSSPFDLTGGEMLLAWEDYAPAGAGGAQHIDHNDFMLKAKISSVASVPEPATLAGLGLVGGALAFSRRRKAHQA
- a CDS encoding sugar transferase, coding for MPDLRAPIITRLRQGTGVGWLRVAILLVLDSLMLSLAWIIADSWGTPVNSFELFWKSSQEPGFLLPIMVISLGILAASGLYGTDDKRRDYFTLIKSLTLAQIVLLIIAFLYKPGLIVSRSTFLLSWLLSIIFVCTERLLIQLAIVSLRRQGAIRQRIFLLGDPGDVEEARKLLDRTARFDVRGQAILPSESNQEFWIEILDRVRQLRVSEVFVCSWEAVRAPIFLYWELMSSGISLRVLPIGLKIPSQWSEIKMIDGLTTIRFRSPPILGSDFWTKRFVDIVAAISVLMLASPLFLAIALLIKFDSRGPIFYKQNRVGLKGRHFKVWKFRTMVIDADRLQKELEAKNEMKGGVMFKMKDDPRITRVGKFLRRYSLDELPQIINVLLGEMSLVGPRPFPLRDVEKMSEHHFIRHEVLPGITGLWQVSGRSNVVDFEDVFRLDITYIQNWSLALDFQILLQTIKVVLQKEGAY